ATGCTTTCTGCCAGCGACTTAGACAAAGCAAGCGCCTCGGTATAGATAAAATTAAGGGAATTATGTAAGAAATGCGGATTGACCTGTGCTCTTAAAAAGGCCTGTTCATATTCGAACTTCTCCCGCTCCATTTCGTAATGGGCCTTTTCCATCCGGCGCTTATAGGCCAGATTGGCAAACCATTTCAGTATAAAATACACAATAGTGGCGTAACTGGCGTATTTTATATAAGGGGAAAGTATATTGCGCAGATAGAGGCTCAGTTTGAACGGCACATCTTCATAATATAATTTTGCCCCGAATAGCGGCAGTATTCCATAGATGCACACGTAGCCCAGTGCGGCCAGCATAAAGAAAGTCGAGATGACCAACAATATCGCTATCCCGATATTTATTTTCCGGTTCTCGATAAATTTAAGTAGAAAGAAATTACTGTAAAAGATAATCGAATACAATAAGCAGAGAAAAAGTATATGACTGTAGTCCACATAACTGATTTTTGGCAGATTGTAGATATACACAAATTGAGCATAAATTATCCAACAGATAAAATTGAACAACAGTGGATGTTTACGGAAAAAAGTGGCCATATCTTCCGGTTTTTTGGGTTCATCATTCCACAAGATAAAAAAATTAGGCCATTTTCCGTAAAAAAGTGTGCAAAGGACGTTATTTCCCTGTGCAGCGATCGCATCTAATGATTGCATACTCTCTTCTTTTAGATTTCCAGAACAATTCCGTTGGTTATGAGATCGCTCATATGATTCCGCTGCAATAAAGGTACCGTGAAAGGATACTCTCTTCTATAAATCTGTTCAAGACGTTGATATAACCACCGTTCGATACCGAAACATTGGTAATCACTTTTGCGGAAAAGAAAATATCTGCCTTTTATACTGAAAAAACTATAATCCTCTTTATTGAATTTGACCAACCTTTTCTTTTTCCCTTCCGAGATAAGTGGTTCAGATAGCTGTTCCGGTATCGGATTGACAATATCTGCATGCTCATGCAAGTGTAACCATGTTTCCCACTGCCACGGCTTTTTGAAGACCGCGTTCTCAAGATGTTTATAAATTCGCGAAACGGCCTGGACTATAAATATTTGCCTGTTGCTCTCCTTATCAGGTATTATCGGAGGAAAAAAATCGAGATAGGGGACAAGTTTCCATTGCCGTGTAGAAATTACAGGATAAATCGGGGTTTTGCTCAAGTAAGAAATAAAAGCAGCTCCTGTTCTTACTTTGATATGTTGGTTAAGGAAAGGGATGGATAACAGGTTACGGCCTGTAAGGTCATTTCCTGTTCCGGTATTTCCGTCTACATAAACCAAAATATTTTTACCGTCCCTTAGTTCTCTATTTATTCTCAACAGGCTGTTTTTATCATTGGCATTGATCAGATTAAAACCAAGGTGTTCTATTTTTTTGTTGTCATATTTAGAATCAACCAGCTCTGTTTCCTTTTGCATCCCGTCTTGTGAAACCACCAGTACAAACGGAATATCGTTTTTTGCCAGATAATGCCCGACCATCCGGAAAGATCCGCTATGAAAGGTAGTAATTACTCCGGGTCTGGCTTTTATGTCCTGCAAAGTATAACCATGAAAGCGGACTTTAAGGTTTTTTGGCACGTCCGGAAGTGACTGTTCAAAATAGCTCTGTTGCTGGTTGGTTAATAATTTAAAGAAATTTGACTCATGCTCATTGTATTCCATCGATGGAAGAAAATTACGGAAGCTTGCACTTACCACCTGAAATTTGTACCAGAAGGGGTTTGTAGGTTCTAAAGAAATCCTTTTATGGCTGACAGCAAAGCCAAGAGAATGATTTTTTATAGTTATAATGATATTCTCCATTTTTTAAAGATTTAGCCCGACGGCGGAAAACCGTCGGGCGGTAATATCATTTTAAAGCCCCTCATAAGGGATACATTTATCTTCTGTTTCTGCTACCAACATTACAGCTTCCAATGCGAGCAATGTAATTGGCCGGTTGAACAATTTGCCTATCCTGGATTTTCCTCTTTTAAGTTTCATCTTTGTGTCTCTTTAGTTAAACCATTGCCTACTCTGATCAAGGGTTTTCGGTTACGCCCTACCGATGGCCACGGGTTTTCTGGATATCCGACAGTGAATTTCGAGCATTAGAGAGGTCTGTTCAACTAACTTGGTTTGAATGGCAGGATTCTTTATGTGAATGTCGCTTTTCTGCATGTGAAAATTTTATAGCGACATTACAGCGGACGTATGGATTTTCGAAGTAACCAAAAGGTGGAGTAAAAAATGTGAGGAGTATTTCCGATCTCAAATTATTGACTGAAAGTCTAGTTAAAATGAATTTACATGCACATTTCTGTATCTGTTATGGGTATACCGGAATTCTTTTTGCATTCTTAAAGTTTTATTTAAATTTAAAGCTGTGATAAACTTGTTATATAAAATCTAAAATACCGGTTATAACTTATAATGAATAATACACTTGTTAGTAATTGGATAAAATATTACAGAAATAGCCTGGCAGATGGTGAGCTTTCTGATATATCGCCAGATACCTGTAAAAAACAAGGTCATTTCCTTGATTCAAAATCTGCCCTTTCAGCTGAAAATCTAAAATCTTTTTATGCCAGAAACCATGCGACCGATGAAAGGGATGAAACAAAACAGAAAAAAGACCGGAACCAATATCAACCCACCATCAACATATTAATCTCTCCGTTTTATATATCAACTAAAGTAGCGCATGGAAAGAACAAAGGTGAAATAAAAAAGAATTTCCCTTTCTGGATAGAGGCTAAGTTAACCAGCCAAGGGACAATTATCGTCGACGAATCCCTGCGTAAGCCTTGGATATGCCGAAGTTTTTTAGAACCTATTTCAATAGCATCGGTTAACTGGCCAATTCTCAGCACAATGGAGAGGTATGACAGTGCCCTAGAGAACCATCGCTTTGATTATAAATCCTTTGATAACTATTGGGAAAGCGCCGCTAAGTTCTTTGAAAAGATAACAGGTTATAAGGACTATAAAGTACTGTTCGATGAATTTAACGCGAAACATGAAGTCTGCATGATCAAATCGGATAAAGTAATTTCCGCGCAAATTATACTGAACACCTATGCCGACCTTCAGAAAAGAGAAACTTTTCCTTTACTACTAACGCAGATAACAGATTTTTCCCCCAGGTCAATAAAAAAAATCCCTGATGTCAACCTGCTTTTTGCAGAATCGGGCCACTACGGACAGTTCAACGATCAATTTCCGCTGAGCAATTCCCAACGAAAGTCACTGCTGGTATACGAACAGCAAACAAATGGCAACATACTGGCGGTAAACGGCCCACCCGGAACAGGTAAGACTACACTATTGCAAAGTATCCTCGCGAATGAACTCGTAAAATCTGTTCTTAATGGTGCAAGACCGCCTAGGCTGGTGGCCTCTTCAACAAATAACCAGGCTATCACCAATATTCTTGATAGTTTCGGAAACATGGACGGTAATCTTCCGCGATGGATTCCAGAGCTAAGCTCTTTGGGAACCTATATGATTTCAACGGATCAGAATAAACAGAATGATGCTTTAAAAAAGGGATATCAGCTTTTGTTTAAACAAAAATTCGATTTAGCCGGACACTATTTTGATCATCATCTGGAGCCGGATATTCACCATATCGAAAAGTACTACATAAGCTGTTTTAGGAAATTCGCCGATATTGATAACCGTCATGACCTTAAAGCAATAACAGATTACCTAAAAAAGAACATCGTCGACAATAGTGACTATATCGATCATTTCTTATCCTTAATAAAAGAAATACATGACGCGGAGAAGCAGTACTGCAAACTCAGTTCATTAGCAGATTTCACTGAAGAGACTGCCCTGATAAAGAGAAAGCTAAATGAGCTGGAAAACAGAAAGGGAACATTGAAGAAGTTTAAAACCGAATTAGGAATATTTTTAAAATCAATCAGACTGGTCCATCTATTCAGTTTTATTCCTTATTTTAAAAAGAAACTCCATCGTAAACTTTCCTTTTTTCTAATAGACGCTCCTTTTGAGGAGCTCAAAAATATTAAGACCATAGAAGAAACA
This Olivibacter sp. SDN3 DNA region includes the following protein-coding sequences:
- a CDS encoding sensor histidine kinase, translated to MQSLDAIAAQGNNVLCTLFYGKWPNFFILWNDEPKKPEDMATFFRKHPLLFNFICWIIYAQFVYIYNLPKISYVDYSHILFLCLLYSIIFYSNFFLLKFIENRKINIGIAILLVISTFFMLAALGYVCIYGILPLFGAKLYYEDVPFKLSLYLRNILSPYIKYASYATIVYFILKWFANLAYKRRMEKAHYEMEREKFEYEQAFLRAQVNPHFLHNSLNFIYTEALALSKSLAESIYLLSMMMRYSLDNAVKGKQLVPVHKELEYLEIYLEINRRRFGKGKNIMFEFEGDRYLHSIPPLSFITLVENAFKYGDLSDPLYPLQIKIVVNRDKIYFYSSNKKRVSKALDTPGSHTGLKNMERRLKGAFKNKARLSRMEEDEIYTVELFIDLSADTKEIL